One window of Medicago truncatula cultivar Jemalong A17 chromosome 2, MtrunA17r5.0-ANR, whole genome shotgun sequence genomic DNA carries:
- the LOC11427200 gene encoding broad specificity amino-acid racemase RacX, whose product MLAMSLCYQSQTLFGFVSILNPNLNPRYLCKSRSWKVLSTPPSSVILNADESGKFSKNLVGSVRNDSVSPFGYQGTTVGIIGGMSVDATLNFLRKLVELSSQDGQNPIPFLLCSDPILNKELLSYERSLESFKVDSSQIVQSLRNKRVFLENSGARCIVMPCNVSHSWYEQVSIGCSVPFLHMAECVAKELKEAKLKPLEAGSPLRIGVLATNATLAAGFYKEKLQNEGFEVILPDRATMEHTVIPATEALSRKDMEGACNLLRIALQVLLVRAVNFVILASDEMRDVLPHDDPLLKKCIDPMDALARSTIKWVRSCGDNT is encoded by the exons ATGTTGGCAATGTCTTTGTGTTATCAATCACAAACATTATTTGGTTTTGTAAGTATTCTTAATCCTAATCTTAATCCTAGATACTTGTGCAAGTCAAGGTCATGGAAAGTTCTATCTACACCCCCATCTTCAGTTATATTGAATGCAGATGAAAGTGGTAAATTTTCAAAGAACCTTGTTGGTTCTGTAAGGAATGATTCTGTTAGTCCTTTTGGTTATCAAGGAACTACTGTTGGCATAATTGGAGGCATGTCTGTTGATGCAACTCTCAATTTTCTAAGAAAGCTTGTGGAGTTGAGTTCACAAGATGGACAAAATCCTATTCCTTTTTTGCTTTGTTCTGATCCAATTTTGAACAAGGAGCTTCTTTCTTATGAAAGGAGTTTGGAAAGTTTTAAAGTTGATTCTTCTCAGATTGTGCAGAGTCTTAGAAATAAGAGGGTTTTTCTCGAGAATTCCGGGGCGCGTTGTATAGTTATGCCTTGTAATGTTTCACATTCTTGGTATGAACAAGTATCCATAGGTTGTTCTGTTCCTTTTCTTCATATGGCTGAGTGTGTTGCAAAGGAGCTTAAGGAAGCTAAGTTAAAGCCACTTGAAGCTGGTAGTCCTTTGAGGATTGGAGTGCTTGCAACAAATGCAACTCTAGCAGCTGGTTTTTATAAGGAGAAGCTTCAAAATGAA GGCTTTGAGGTTATCCTGCCAGATAGAGCAACTATGGAGCATACAGTGATACCTGCGACTGAAGCTTTGAGCCGAAAGGACATGGAAGGGGCATGCAATCTATTGAGAATTGCGCTTCAAGTTCTTTTGGTGAGGGCAGTTAATTTTGTTatccttgcttctgatgaaatgcgAGATGTCTTGCCCCATGACGATCCTCTTCTCAAAAAATGTATCGATCCAATGGACGCCTTAGCCCGGTCAACTATCAAATGGGTAAGATCTTGTGGAGATAATACATGa
- the LOC25487949 gene encoding embryo-specific protein ATS3B, with the protein MKSLTLIFTFSIIATFSHATPSLLVTLLHTQQINETALSSGSCIYKIIITTSCSSPRLTTDAIDILIGDADGTQIFASPDPNTGLFKQCATDIFAVHADCIGKICNMHFVSVGRDGWIPETAIVYHRDYPPITFNFDSFLPSGGPFGVNYCEHY; encoded by the exons ATGAAATCTCTTACCTTAATCTTCACATTCTCCATCATTGCTACCTTCTCACATGCAACACCATCATTATTGGTCACTCTCCTTCATACCCAAcaa ATTAATGAGACTGCACTATCAAGTGGTAGCTGTATTTACAAGATCATCATAACAACAAGCTGCAGTTCTCCAAGACTTACAACAGATGCAATCGATATTTTAATTGGAGATGCTGATGGCACTCAG ATTTTTGCAAGTCCAGATCCTAACACGGGGTTGTTCAAGCAGTGTGCGACGGATATATTTGCAGTACATGCAGATTGTATAGGAAAAATCTGCAATATGCACTTTGTTAGTGTTGGAAGAGATGGTTGGATACCAGAGACCGCCATCGTATACCACCGTGACTACCCTCCTATCACCTTCAACTTCGACTCTTTCCTTCCTTCAGGTGGTCCCTTTGGCGTCAATTATTGCGAACACTATTAA
- the LOC11433073 gene encoding monothiol glutaredoxin-S15, mitochondrial: MATILFKGIAARSLTTRLTSSSYYGMRYTTKVSNDTDTHDDFKPTNKVENSGTSLSSIIEQDVKDNPVMIYMKGVPDFPQCGFSSLAVKVLKQYDVPLSARNILQDPEVKDAVKAFSHWPTFPQVFIKGEFIGGSDIVLSMHQSGELKEKLKDVVSKQ; this comes from the exons ATGGCAACCATTCTTTTCAAGGGAATCGCTGCTCGTTCTCTCACTACACGT CTAACTAGTTCCAGTTATTATGGAATGAGATACACAACTAAGGTGTCTAATGATACCGACACACACGATGACTTCAAACCAACTAATAAAGTTGAGAATTCTGGAACTTCTTTGTCAAGTATTATTGAGCAG GATGTCAAGGATAATCCTGTTATGATTTACATGAAGGGTGTACCTGATTTCCCACAGTGTGGATTTAGTTCTCTTGCAGTTAAAGTTTTAAAACAATATG ATGTTCCTTTAAGTGCTAGGAACATTTTGCAGGATCCTGAAGTGAAAGATGCTGTAAAAGCCTTCAG TCACTGGCCAACATTTCCACAAGTTTTCATTAAGGGAGAGTTTATTGGTGGATCAGATATTGTTCTTAGTATGCACCAG AGTGGTGAGTTGAAGGAAAAGCTTAAAGATGTTGTGTCCAAGCAGTAA
- the LOC25487948 gene encoding embryo-specific protein ATS3B — translation MKTLLTLIFTFSIIIIIIVAFTHATPTLIIRTQPQMNQSSMLIHTQQQNETKRSGNCDYKVTIATSCKSPLSTKDEISILFGDADGSEVYVPRLDDPDSGTTFEQCTTMDFEILGPCIGKICKMYLFRNGTDGWIPETVIAYHHDNPPVTFKYNIDIPKDSGYGFNNCG, via the exons ATGAAAACTCTTCTAACCTTAATCTTCACATtctccatcatcatcatcatcatcgttgCCTTCACACATGCAACACCAACATTGATCATTCGCACTCAACCTCAAATGAACCAATCATCCATGCTTATTCATACCCAACAACAA AATGAGACTAAACGGAGTGGTAACTGCGATTACAAGGTGACCATAGCAACAAGCTGCAAATCTCCTTTATCTACAAAAGATGAAATCAGTATTTTATTTGGAGATGCTGATGGCTCTGAG GTTTATGTACCAAGATTGGACGATCCTGATTCTGGGACGACGTTCGAGCAATGCACCACGATGGATTTTGAGATATTGGGACCATGTATTGGTAAAATATGCAAAATGTATCTATTTAGGAACGGCACGGATGGTTGGATACCAGAGACTGTCATAGCATATCACCATGACAACCCTCCAGTCACATTTAAGTACAACATTGACATTCCTAAGGATTCTGGTTATGGCTTCAATAATTGTGGTTAa
- the LOC11436368 gene encoding biotin carboxyl carrier protein of acetyl-CoA carboxylase, which translates to MASSHCSLGTQNVKVLNLHFGQERAEFSQHFGTRSWISRKSLQYARLVASKQTVRSLTPSNDQSAEIQSVSRSEDGSEESKSSGLTNQLFPNFNDVEFLLTNLCDTASIGELELKLDGFHLRVVRDLTEKSKTLPPSIPAPVSINTPAEAPKPNGSVSTLTTLAISKPAPSSLSIEGFLEKAADEGLVIIHSPTVGIFRRSRTIKGKRAPPSCQEMQNVEEGKVICYIEQLGGQLPVESDVSGEVIKILREDGDPVGYGDTLIAILPSFPGIKKLQY; encoded by the exons ATGGCTTCATCTCACT GTAGCTTAGGGACACAAAATGTCAAAGTATTAAACTTGCACTTTGGTCAAGAAAGAGCTGAGTTTTCACAACATTTTGGTACTAGAAGTTGGATCAGTAGGAAGTCACTGCAGTACGCTAGACTGGTTGCGTCAAAGCAAACAGTTAGATCTTTAACCCCATCTAATGACCAATCAGCAGAGATCCAAT CTGTTTCAAGGTCAGAAGATGGTTCTGAAGAGAGTAAATCTTCCGGTTTGACAAATCAACTGTTTCCCAATTTTAATGAT GTGGAATTCTTGCTCACTAACTTATGTGATACGGCATCAATTGGAGAGCTAGAATTAAAA CTTGATGGATTTCACCTGCGTGTAGTGAGGGATTTGACTGAAAAATCTAAAACACTTCCTCCTTCAATTCCTGCTCCTGTAAGTATAAATACACCCGCAGAAGCACCTAAACCAAATGGATCAGTTTCTACATTGACAACATTGGCCATCTCGAAGCCAGCACCTTCTTCATTATCTATCGAGGGATTCCTAGAAAAAGCTGCAGATGAAGGGTTGGTGATAATTCATTCTCCAACG GTTGGCATCTTCAGAAGATCTCGGACGATAAAGGGAAAACGTGCTCCTCCTTCATGTCAAGAG ATGCAAAATGTTGAGGAGGGGAAAGTGATTTGTTACATTGAACAGCTTGGTGGGCAGCTACCAGTTGAG TCTGACGTGTCCGGGGAGGTCATCAAGATTCTAAGAGAGGATGGCG ATCCTGTTGGTTATGGTGATACACTTATAGCAATATTGCCGTCATTTCCCGGAATAAAGAAGCTTCAATATtga
- the LOC11433075 gene encoding mRNA decay activator protein ZFP36L2, protein MDSEAETSQTHMRIKTQLCRRFMQGTCPLVAPQCNYAHGYHDLRTATGPRLCRMFMHTRHCSYGNNCRFLHATPPLPLHHVHPQQQQHENINFSFPQPQPGIMQNTECRIMQTSAAATTNGHSSAQNNTTQSQTFSSTPARNTSAITVATTSLHKNGPYAGKSLSDINTMQRVIRLYADWI, encoded by the exons ATGGATTCAGAAGCTGAAACTTCACAAACCCATATGAGGATTAAGACTCAGCTATGCAGAAGATTCATGCAAGGAACGTGTCCTCTTGTTGCACCCCAATGCAACTATGCACATGGCTACCACGACCTCAGAACAGCAACAGGACCAAGACTATGTAGAATGTTCATGCACACCAGACATTGTAGCTATGGAAACAACTGTCGTTTCCTTCATGCAACTCCTCCTCTACCTCTTCATCATGTTCATCCTCAGCAGCAGCAGCATGAGAACATCAACTTCTCTTTTCCACAACCAC AACCAGGGATAATGCAAAATACAGAATGCAGGATCATGCAAACTTCTGCTGCTGCTACAACTAATGGCCACTCTTCTGCACAAAACAACACAACGCAATCACAAACTTTTAGCTCTACTCCTGCTAGAAATACCTCAGCCATCACAGTGGCAACTACCTCTTTACATAAGAATGGACCCTATGCTGGTAAATCCTTATCTGACATAAACACAATGCAAAGGGTCATTCGTCTCTATGCTGATTGGATTTAA
- the LOC11434784 gene encoding lys-63-specific deubiquitinase BRCC36: protein MSLTSVKMSEEVWLTCATHAFSTETEEIMGLLLGDIQHSKNGSVTALIWGASPQTRSDRRKDRVETNPEQLAAASALADKMTVTTGRTTRVIGWYHSHPHITVLPSHVDVRTQAMYQLLDSGFIGLIFSCYNEDANKIGKIQVIAFQSSDGKQNSMSRPIPLSPVNKSSIIHIDSSPSSSENLTTRSGYFKGDSPEQDTGDSRSAGASKGGGRSSELGNFFANADANYLGSVKDGENYHLNNSDIIAVDDPMDMSESMQEAMHRSNLDMSGAEYVRKEIPLHVLPSLSFINLDSPLSSYTDLQHVLFEEERTAYNQAILQNTRDGKVHPLTFIHHTSTYQASLCKLIEYCLSPAINALQDRLRENEIRLAVLSEEAKSLEAEASTSRGSEASLGSPRQVASPRQVASPIHRGSSSPRQRNSQSSSESLGSKSVASPGSRSRKG from the exons ATGTCTCTAACAAGCGTGAAAATGTCCGAAGAAGTTTGGTTAACATGCGCAACTCATGCATTCTCCACTGAAACCGAAGAGATTATGGGTCTTCTTCTTGGCGATATCCAG CATTCGAAAAATGGGAGTGTGACTGCATTGATATGGGGTGCATCTCCTCAAACAAGGTCTGATAGACGAAAAGATCGTGTTGAAACTAACCCTGAACAGTTGGCTGCTGCTTCAGCTCTTGCTGAT AAAATGACTGTTACAACTGGAAGAACAACGAGGGTGATAGGCTGGTACCATTCACATCCTCATATTACTGTCCTGCCTTCACATGTCG ATGTGCGGACTCAGGCAATGTATCAACTTCTTGATTCTGGGTTTATTGGGTTGATTTTTTCTTGTTACAACGAAGATGCAAACAAG ATAGGAAAAATTCAAGTAATTGCTTTCCAGTCATCTGATGGAAAGCAGAATAGCATGTCAAGACCCATACCTCTGTCTCCTGTAAATAAAAGCTCCATTATTCATATAGATTCATCACCAAGTTCCTCAGAGAATTTAACAACAAGATCTGGTTACTTCAAGGGAGATAGCCCAGAGCAGGACACTGGTGATTCGAGAAGTGCTGGTGCTAGTAAG GGTGGGGGGAGATCTTCAGAATTGGGGAATTTCTTCGCTAATGCTGATGCCAACTATCTAGGGAGTGTAAAAGATGGAGAAAACTATCATCTCAACAATTCAGACATCATCGCAGTTGATGATCCCATGGATATGTCAGAAAGTATGCAGGAAGCTATGCACCGCTCAAATTTGGACATGAG TGGTGCAGAGTATGTTAGAAAGGAAATTCCCCTTCATGTGTTGCCATCGTTGTCTTTTATCAACCTTGATTCGCCGCTATCATCATACACGGATCTGCAACATGTACTATTTGAAGAGGAACGGACTGCATATAATCAAGCCATCTTACAAAATACAAG GGATGGGAAAGTGCATCCACTCACTTTCATACACCACACTTCAACTTATCAGGCTTCCTTGTGCAAGTTGATTGAGTATTG TTTAAGTCCTGCAATCAACGCACTTCAAGATCGACTAAGAGAGAATGAAATTCGG TTAGCAGTTCTGAGTGAAGAAGCCAAGAGTCTGGAGGCGGAGGCATCTACGTCCAGAGGGAGTGAAGCAAGTTTAGGATCTCCCCGTCAAGTTGCTTCTCCCCGTCAAGTTGCATCTCCCATACATCGAGGAAGTTCATCTCCTCGCCAAAGAAACTCGCAGAGTTCAAGTGAATCTCTTGGTTCAAAGAGTGTAGCTAGTCCTGGTAGCCGGAGCAGAAAAGGATAA